The following is a genomic window from Alkaliphilus sp. B6464.
AAAGTCAAGACATGGATAAAATAATGGGATTAGAGCTGGGCGCCGATGACTACATGGTAAAGCCATTTAATCCGCTGGAGCTAATTGCTAGAATAAGAGCAAACCTTAGAAAAATTGACAATGCAAGGGGTCAATTGAAAAAGGCTATTACCTTTAGAGAATTTGAGTTAGATTTAGAGGCACAAAAGTTCTATAAAAGAGGAATCGAAATAGAGCTTACTCCCATAGAGTTTTCAATGATGAAGATGTTTATGGAAGGCAACAATAAGGCATTTAGTAGAGATGAAATTTTAAATATAGTATGGGGCAAAAATTACTTTGGCGATATGAAAACTGTAGATGTTCATGTGAGAAGAATAAGAGAGAAAATAGAGGATGATCCATCAAGTCCACAAATAATAGAAACTGTTTGGGGAGTTGGCTATAGACTAAGGGGAGCAAAGTAATATGAAGAGTATAAAAAAGAGATTAGCAATTAATTTCATATTTATTGTTGTGATTACTGTTGTTACTCTTGAAATATTTTTGATTAATATAGTTAAGGAAAATTACTATAAAAATTTAGAAGAAAGTCTAAATAATCAAATTAGGCTTTCAGCCGATTTATATTCTAGATATTTTTCTGATGCAACGCTTCACGAAAATATATTAAATAATGTAGATACTTTTTGGAAGCAAACAAAGGCTCAAGTAGAAATATTAGACAAGAG
Proteins encoded in this region:
- a CDS encoding response regulator transcription factor, whose protein sequence is MQEERIKVLVVEDESSIRKFLSINLNREGFEVLEAASGEEALDIIRRVQPRVVVLDLMLPGIDGFEVCQSVRKSIPNIVIIMLTAKSQDMDKIMGLELGADDYMVKPFNPLELIARIRANLRKIDNARGQLKKAITFREFELDLEAQKFYKRGIEIELTPIEFSMMKMFMEGNNKAFSRDEILNIVWGKNYFGDMKTVDVHVRRIREKIEDDPSSPQIIETVWGVGYRLRGAK